Proteins encoded together in one Sphingomonas radiodurans window:
- a CDS encoding DMT family transporter has product MPQTAPAPAPFGARDLLVVLAMNLLWGFNIIAVKMAVSEIAPLTAGFLRQALVLLVCAGSLRIVKGRMRALVALGTLSGGLFYVAINLSLVVADNVGALAIAGQLGVPFSMLLAIIFFRERIHGPRIIGIVLAFAGVGLLVFDPAAAREGPGIALTAIGSFIWAVCSLIQRQLRGVAILTIYAWVGLLGSIVLGGLALVFEPDAMRSIPQLRLGTLGWVAFSAIGSTVLGQGAMVWLLQRHPVSTVTPLTLAAPVVAVFAASYWFDSPLGWPMLAGGAVAMLGVAIVTIRTARAEEHP; this is encoded by the coding sequence ATGCCCCAGACCGCACCCGCTCCCGCACCATTCGGCGCGCGCGACCTGCTGGTTGTGCTCGCGATGAACCTGCTGTGGGGGTTCAATATCATCGCCGTGAAGATGGCGGTGAGCGAGATCGCGCCGCTGACAGCAGGCTTTCTGCGTCAGGCGCTGGTGCTGCTCGTGTGCGCCGGATCGCTGCGCATCGTGAAAGGGCGGATGCGCGCGCTGGTCGCGCTAGGAACCCTGTCAGGCGGGCTGTTCTACGTCGCGATCAACCTGTCGCTGGTGGTCGCCGACAACGTCGGTGCGCTGGCCATCGCGGGACAACTCGGCGTGCCGTTTTCGATGCTGCTCGCGATCATCTTCTTTCGCGAACGCATTCACGGGCCACGCATCATCGGCATCGTGCTGGCCTTCGCCGGCGTCGGGCTGCTGGTGTTCGATCCCGCCGCGGCACGCGAGGGGCCGGGGATCGCGCTCACCGCGATCGGTAGCTTCATCTGGGCGGTCTGCTCGCTGATCCAGCGCCAGCTGCGCGGCGTGGCGATCCTGACGATTTATGCCTGGGTCGGCCTGCTCGGTTCGATCGTGCTCGGCGGGCTGGCGCTCGTGTTCGAGCCCGATGCGATGCGCAGCATCCCGCAACTGCGGCTGGGCACGCTCGGCTGGGTCGCCTTCTCGGCGATCGGATCGACCGTGCTCGGGCAGGGCGCGATGGTGTGGCTGCTGCAGCGGCATCCGGTTTCGACCGTCACGCCGCTGACGTTGGCAGCGCCAGTGGTGGCGGTGTTCGCGGCATCCTATTGGTTCGACAGTCCGCTTGGATGGCCGATGCTGGCGGGCGGGGCGGTGGCGATGCTAGGAGTGGCTATCGTGACGATCCGAACCGCCCGTGCCGAGGAGCATCCATGA
- a CDS encoding N-acetylmuramoyl-L-alanine amidase has translation MTPIEAPSPNFDDRALPITMIVLHYTGMADGESAIARLRDPEAKVSAHYVVAEDGTTLRLVPDEKRAWHAGQSHWRDIDDVNSASIGIEIVNPGHDLGYRPFPDEQIDAVIRLVHSLKDRYEITRGNIVGHSDIAPARKRDPGELFPWGKLARLRLALPRPTKNLMDPMWSEGGFLLALERFGYDVTDKMAAIMAFQRRFRPELVDGEIDAECRMILLALLLPKPQGDD, from the coding sequence ATGACGCCGATCGAGGCGCCGTCGCCGAACTTCGATGATCGCGCGCTGCCGATCACGATGATCGTGCTTCACTACACCGGCATGGCGGACGGCGAGTCGGCGATTGCCCGGCTGCGCGACCCCGAGGCGAAGGTGTCGGCACATTATGTTGTAGCGGAGGACGGCACGACGCTGCGGCTGGTGCCCGATGAGAAACGCGCGTGGCACGCAGGCCAGTCGCACTGGCGCGACATCGACGACGTGAACTCCGCCTCGATCGGGATCGAGATCGTCAATCCCGGCCATGACCTCGGCTATCGCCCCTTTCCGGACGAGCAGATCGACGCGGTGATCCGCCTCGTCCACTCGCTGAAGGACCGGTACGAGATTACGCGCGGCAACATCGTCGGCCATTCGGACATCGCCCCGGCACGCAAGCGCGATCCGGGCGAGCTGTTTCCTTGGGGAAAGCTCGCCCGGCTACGACTCGCGCTGCCGCGCCCGACGAAGAACCTGATGGACCCGATGTGGAGCGAAGGCGGCTTTCTGCTCGCTCTTGAGCGCTTCGGCTATGACGTCACCGACAAGATGGCGGCGATCATGGCCTTCCAGCGCCGCTTCCGCCCGGAGCTGGTCGATGGCGAGATCGATGCAGAATGCCGAATGATCCTGCTCGCGCTGTTGCTGCCGAAACCGCAGGGGGATGATTGA
- a CDS encoding J domain-containing protein, which translates to MARSTRTNDWGFPRWREYGASREATTVRLCDRHGCGEPGNCPAPKSPNSPERWYFCQVHAGEYNRGWNYFEGLDAEEAAEREREERRDASGYEQSRHQSWAGSGDGTRSRDEMRSLEVLEVEVDASFDEIRAAWRRLAKSNHPDVRPGDADAATRFQAIQAAYEVLRTAEERRSWKPA; encoded by the coding sequence ATGGCCCGTTCCACCCGCACGAATGACTGGGGTTTTCCCCGCTGGCGCGAATATGGCGCATCGCGCGAGGCGACGACCGTGCGGTTGTGCGATCGCCACGGCTGCGGTGAACCCGGCAATTGCCCGGCACCCAAATCGCCCAACAGCCCGGAGCGGTGGTATTTCTGCCAGGTCCATGCCGGCGAATACAATCGCGGTTGGAATTACTTCGAAGGTCTCGACGCCGAGGAAGCTGCTGAGCGCGAGCGCGAGGAGCGGCGTGATGCCTCGGGCTACGAACAATCGCGGCACCAGAGCTGGGCCGGATCGGGCGACGGCACGCGCTCGCGTGACGAAATGCGCTCGCTCGAGGTGCTCGAGGTTGAGGTCGACGCGAGTTTCGACGAGATTCGCGCGGCGTGGCGGCGGCTGGCGAAATCAAACCATCCCGACGTCCGCCCGGGCGATGCGGACGCAGCAACGCGCTTCCAGGCGATCCAGGCGGCGTACGAGGTGCTGCGCACGGCCGAGGAGCGGCGGAGCTGGAAGCCCGCGTGA
- a CDS encoding (2Fe-2S) ferredoxin domain-containing protein produces MKRARSQWTGAVLVCGKCSKKVGGGFGAKGRERLAKALRREAGFGKGRKAVIGVVEVKCLGLCPKNAVTVVDTRRPGEWLVIPAGGDLAEVATRFVDE; encoded by the coding sequence GTGAAGCGCGCGCGGTCGCAATGGACTGGCGCCGTGCTGGTGTGCGGCAAATGTTCGAAGAAGGTGGGTGGCGGCTTTGGCGCGAAGGGTCGCGAGCGACTGGCCAAGGCGCTGCGCCGCGAAGCTGGGTTCGGCAAGGGCCGAAAGGCCGTGATCGGCGTTGTCGAGGTGAAGTGCCTTGGCCTCTGCCCCAAAAACGCCGTGACCGTCGTGGACACACGTCGTCCCGGCGAGTGGCTGGTGATCCCCGCCGGCGGCGATCTGGCGGAGGTGGCGACCCGCTTCGTGGATGAGTGA
- a CDS encoding DUF2147 domain-containing protein produces the protein MMSTMRILAAALILATPATAQRAQGWEGIWRNSADSVRIRVARCGAGLCGTVVQASAKAKADAAAGGTDRLIGTQLFQDFRRDGDGLWYGQVYVPDVDQTFDGTIEQVDRNTIVGTGCLFAGFGCKTQTWRRVR, from the coding sequence ATGATGTCGACGATGCGTATCCTGGCCGCCGCGCTGATCCTGGCCACTCCCGCCACCGCGCAGCGTGCGCAGGGGTGGGAAGGCATCTGGCGCAATTCCGCCGACAGCGTCAGGATCCGGGTCGCGCGTTGTGGTGCCGGGCTGTGCGGCACGGTGGTGCAGGCGAGCGCGAAGGCGAAGGCCGACGCCGCGGCGGGCGGCACCGATCGGCTGATCGGCACGCAGCTGTTCCAAGATTTCCGGCGCGACGGCGATGGGCTTTGGTACGGTCAGGTATACGTGCCCGATGTCGATCAGACGTTCGACGGGACGATCGAGCAGGTCGATCGCAACACGATCGTCGGCACCGGCTGCCTGTTCGCGGGCTTCGGCTGCAAGACGCAGACGTGGCGGCGCGTGCGCTGA
- a CDS encoding 16S rRNA (uracil(1498)-N(3))-methyltransferase, translating into MIATPAWPPRSTPRLFVDRPLAPGALRIDGPQAHYLASVMRVKAGDPVRLFDDATGEWLALVSAAGKRDVTLDVTERLAEREAVPDLWLVAAPLKKGRVDWMAEKACELGVARLVPALTHRTVVDKPNVDRLRVHMIEAAEQCGRTALPQVAEPVKLPALLRDWPEGRALYFADELGGLPARDAIKPGPAAILIGPEGGFDDGERAAIRALPQAVGMSLGPRILRADTAAAAAVAIWMATAGDW; encoded by the coding sequence ATGATCGCGACCCCGGCATGGCCGCCGCGTTCTACGCCGCGACTATTCGTCGATCGACCGCTCGCACCGGGCGCGCTGCGGATTGATGGGCCGCAGGCGCATTATCTCGCCAGCGTTATGCGCGTGAAGGCTGGTGATCCAGTGCGGCTTTTCGATGACGCGACGGGCGAGTGGCTCGCGTTAGTGTCGGCGGCTGGCAAACGCGACGTGACGCTCGACGTGACCGAACGGCTCGCCGAGCGCGAGGCGGTGCCTGACCTGTGGCTGGTCGCTGCGCCGCTCAAGAAAGGCCGGGTCGACTGGATGGCTGAGAAGGCGTGCGAGCTGGGCGTCGCGCGGCTGGTGCCGGCGCTGACGCATCGTACCGTGGTCGACAAGCCGAACGTCGATCGGCTGCGTGTACACATGATCGAGGCAGCCGAGCAATGCGGGCGCACTGCCTTGCCGCAGGTGGCAGAGCCAGTGAAGCTCCCGGCACTGCTCCGGGACTGGCCGGAGGGCCGTGCGCTCTATTTCGCCGATGAATTGGGCGGATTACCGGCGCGCGACGCGATCAAGCCAGGGCCGGCGGCGATCCTGATCGGGCCCGAGGGAGGGTTCGACGACGGCGAACGCGCCGCGATCCGCGCGTTGCCGCAGGCGGTTGGCATGTCGCTGGGCCCGCGCATCCTGCGGGCCGATACCGCGGCGGCGGCCGCGGTCGCGATCTGGATGGCGACGGCTGGGGATTGGTAG
- a CDS encoding glutamate--cysteine ligase: MTTKTVSDSNSPFIESREQLIASFARGEKPKERWRIGTEHEKFVYARDDHRAPSWDEPSGIRALLTELQQYGWTPVMENGSLIALNGADGSVSLEPAGQFELSGAPLENLHETCAETGRHLDQVKAAGEKLGIGFLGLGMWPDKTRAELPIMPKGRYAIMLRHMPRVGTMGLDMMLRTCTIQVNLDYATEADMAQKFRVGLALQPLATALFANSPFTEGKPNGFLSYRSHIWSDTDPARTGMLPFVFEDGFGYERYADYMLDVPMYFVYRDGKYIDAAGLSFRDFLKGELSVLPGELPTLDDWTDHLSTAFPEVRLKTFLEMRGADGGPWNKICALPALWVGLLYDQGALDAAWDMVKGWSIEGRQALRDAVPKLGLDAPLPGGGTLRDIAGEVLDIANSGLAARAQTNRSGDNETGFLDPLRDIVRSGKVPAQQLLDRYNDIWGGDLSKVYDEQSF; encoded by the coding sequence ATGACGACGAAAACCGTTTCGGATAGCAACTCGCCCTTTATCGAGTCGCGCGAGCAATTGATCGCCAGCTTCGCGCGCGGCGAGAAGCCGAAGGAGCGGTGGCGGATCGGGACCGAGCACGAAAAGTTCGTCTATGCCCGTGACGATCATCGCGCGCCGAGCTGGGACGAGCCGAGCGGTATCCGTGCGCTACTGACCGAGCTACAGCAATATGGCTGGACGCCGGTGATGGAGAACGGCAGCCTGATCGCGCTGAATGGCGCCGACGGATCGGTGAGCCTCGAGCCGGCCGGCCAGTTCGAACTGTCCGGCGCGCCGCTCGAAAATCTGCACGAGACTTGCGCGGAGACCGGTCGTCACCTCGATCAGGTGAAGGCGGCGGGCGAGAAGCTCGGCATCGGCTTTCTCGGGCTTGGCATGTGGCCGGATAAGACTCGCGCCGAGCTGCCGATCATGCCCAAGGGCCGCTACGCCATCATGCTCCGTCACATGCCGCGGGTCGGCACGATGGGGCTCGACATGATGCTTCGCACCTGCACGATCCAGGTGAACCTCGATTACGCGACCGAGGCGGACATGGCGCAGAAGTTTCGCGTTGGCCTCGCGCTGCAGCCGCTCGCGACGGCGCTGTTTGCGAATTCGCCGTTCACTGAGGGAAAGCCCAATGGCTTCCTCAGTTATCGCAGCCACATCTGGTCGGATACCGATCCCGCGCGCACGGGCATGCTGCCGTTCGTGTTCGAGGACGGCTTCGGCTACGAACGCTACGCCGACTACATGCTCGATGTGCCGATGTACTTCGTCTATCGTGACGGCAAGTATATCGACGCGGCCGGGCTCTCGTTTCGCGACTTCTTGAAGGGCGAACTGTCGGTGCTGCCGGGCGAGCTGCCGACGCTCGACGACTGGACCGATCACCTGTCGACCGCCTTCCCCGAAGTGCGGCTCAAGACCTTCCTTGAGATGCGCGGCGCCGATGGCGGGCCGTGGAACAAGATCTGCGCGCTACCGGCGCTGTGGGTCGGGCTGCTCTACGATCAGGGCGCGCTCGATGCCGCTTGGGATATGGTGAAGGGCTGGTCGATCGAGGGGCGGCAGGCGCTGCGCGATGCGGTGCCGAAGCTCGGCCTCGACGCGCCGTTGCCCGGTGGCGGCACGCTGCGCGACATCGCCGGCGAGGTGCTCGACATCGCCAATTCGGGTCTGGCGGCGCGCGCGCAAACGAATCGTTCAGGCGACAACGAAACGGGATTCCTCGATCCGCTGCGCGACATCGTACGATCGGGCAAGGTGCCCGCGCAGCAGCTGCTCGATCGGTACAATGATATCTGGGGCGGCGATCTGTCGAAGGTCTACGACGAGCAGAGTTTCTGA